A stretch of the Neodiprion lecontei isolate iyNeoLeco1 chromosome 4, iyNeoLeco1.1, whole genome shotgun sequence genome encodes the following:
- the LOC107221518 gene encoding arylalkylamine N-acetyltransferase-like 2 isoform X1 produces the protein MHNLLLFIHLGLRGEHCNRKRMPSYRLWGSTEDGEVEFESLTTETLEDALQMLRDSFFKDESICQGVDLLSEPGAADELIELCRLSAKDGVSVVAVEVCTGRVVGVSFNKIQTLAVPGVKGFFETFAENCKCDSSRALTDFMVDVDSRLNLFEHYNVDTLLEVMFLGTAISHRRRRIGELIVAASIELGKQLKAGKDVKTPVEIHGVESIANKDAVPKLCSLICSSLYSYKICKNLGFDTLVTVSFADYEFKGKKYIERIRDNKQKSASLVAKRL, from the exons ATGCACAATCTGCTATTGTTTATTCACCTTGGTCTACGCGGTGAACATTG CAACCGAAAGAGAATGCCGTCTTATCGGCTATGGGGTTCGACCGAGGATGGCGAAGTCGAATTCGAGTCATTGACCACCGAGACACTCGAAGATGCTCTCCAGATGCTAAGGGACTCCTTCTTCAAGGACGAGTCTATCTGCCAAGGCGTCGATCTGCTTTCCGAACCCGGAGCTGCGGACGAGCTTATAGAATTGTGCAGACTCAGTGCTAAGGACGGAGTTAGCGTTGTAGCAGTTGAAGTCTGCACAGGACGAGTAGTCGGAGTTTCATTTAATAAGATTCAG ACGCTTGCGGTTCCCGGTGTTAAAGGATTCTTTGAAACCTTTGCGGAAAACTGCAAATGCGACTCGTCTCGAGCACTGACGGACTTCATGGTGGACGTCGACTCGAGGCTGAACTTGTTCGAGCACTACAACGTTGACACTTTATTGGAAGTTATGTTTTTAGGCACCGCAATTTCGCATCGGCGACGGCGAATCGGCGAATTGATTGTGGCAGCTTCTATTGAACTAGGAAAACAGTTGAAAGCTGGAAAAGACGTTAAAACTCCTGTTGAAATTCACGGTGTCGAAAGCATCGCGAACAAGGATGCAGTGCCTAAGCTTTGCTCCTTGATTTGTAGCTCTCTTTACTCTTATAAGATTTGCAAAAATCTCGGATTCGACACCCTCGTCACCGTTTCTTTCGCGGATTACGAATTCaaggggaaaaaatacatcgaACGAATACGCGACAACAAACAAAAGTCCGCATCTCTTGTTGCTAAGCGGTtgtaa
- the LOC107221518 gene encoding arylalkylamine N-acetyltransferase-like 2 isoform X3: protein MPSYRLWGSTEDGEVEFESLTTETLEDALQMLRDSFFKDESICQGVDLLSEPGAADELIELCRLSAKDGVSVVAVEVCTGRVVGVSFNKIQTLAVPGVKGFFETFAENCKCDSSRALTDFMVDVDSRLNLFEHYNVDTLLEVMFLGTAISHRRRRIGELIVAASIELGKQLKAGKDVKTPVEIHGVESIANKDAVPKLCSLICSSLYSYKICKNLGFDTLVTVSFADYEFKGKKYIERIRDNKQKSASLVAKRL from the exons ATGCCGTCTTATCGGCTATGGGGTTCGACCGAGGATGGCGAAGTCGAATTCGAGTCATTGACCACCGAGACACTCGAAGATGCTCTCCAGATGCTAAGGGACTCCTTCTTCAAGGACGAGTCTATCTGCCAAGGCGTCGATCTGCTTTCCGAACCCGGAGCTGCGGACGAGCTTATAGAATTGTGCAGACTCAGTGCTAAGGACGGAGTTAGCGTTGTAGCAGTTGAAGTCTGCACAGGACGAGTAGTCGGAGTTTCATTTAATAAGATTCAG ACGCTTGCGGTTCCCGGTGTTAAAGGATTCTTTGAAACCTTTGCGGAAAACTGCAAATGCGACTCGTCTCGAGCACTGACGGACTTCATGGTGGACGTCGACTCGAGGCTGAACTTGTTCGAGCACTACAACGTTGACACTTTATTGGAAGTTATGTTTTTAGGCACCGCAATTTCGCATCGGCGACGGCGAATCGGCGAATTGATTGTGGCAGCTTCTATTGAACTAGGAAAACAGTTGAAAGCTGGAAAAGACGTTAAAACTCCTGTTGAAATTCACGGTGTCGAAAGCATCGCGAACAAGGATGCAGTGCCTAAGCTTTGCTCCTTGATTTGTAGCTCTCTTTACTCTTATAAGATTTGCAAAAATCTCGGATTCGACACCCTCGTCACCGTTTCTTTCGCGGATTACGAATTCaaggggaaaaaatacatcgaACGAATACGCGACAACAAACAAAAGTCCGCATCTCTTGTTGCTAAGCGGTtgtaa
- the LOC107221533 gene encoding uncharacterized protein LOC107221533: MAMTMEYLKLYPTTASGYRIELAKQSRLSDVLKFMSENYHEDEKIGRMLKAGCQTNPDEEEEEEAERAQEDDDNLVTAVYERSPCLIAVQNGTEEIVGVILTILSRREGEDERNGAGTAELFKSYTFKSKFVKDYYSYLAKMDEETGMHQRYPDAEAVMEFFAIAVHQDHRRKGLAKDLSETALTIAKCIPGLRVVFGYYSSIYSRKVAEKIGMVNLFDFDLSDAFKNDEGEPVFRDVDGDSVVSVMALEIDHA, encoded by the coding sequence ATGGCGATGACCATGGAATACCTAAAACTGTATCCGACAACGGCGTCGGGTTACAGAATCGAACTGGCCAAACAGAGCCGACTATCCGACGTACTGAAGTTTATGAGTGAAAATTATCacgaggatgaaaaaattgggagAATGTTAAAAGCGGGCTGCCAGACGAACccggacgaggaggaggaggaggaggctgAACGCGCTCAGGAAGACGACGACAACCTTGTCACCGCTGTTTACGAGCGATCACCTTGTCTGATTGCCGTTCAAAATGGGACCGAGGAAATCGTTGGCGTTATTTTGACTATTCTGAGTCGGCGAGAGGGTGAGGATGAACGGAACGGTGCAGGAACGGCGGAGCTCTTCAAGTCTTACACGTTCAAATCCAAGTTCGTCAAAGATTACTACAGCTACTTGGCAAAGATGGACGAAGAAACGGGTATGCACCAAAGGTATCCGGATGCCGAAGCCGTTATGGAATTCTTCGCAATCGCGGTTCATCAGGATCATCGCCGGAAGGGACTCGCCAAAGATTTGTCCGAGACTGCACTAACGATTGCCAAATGCATTCCGGGACTCCGTGTTGTGTTCGGCTATTATTCTTCGATCTACTCGAGGAAGGTCGCCGAAAAAATTGGAATGGTTAATCTGTTCGATTTCGATTTGTCGGACGCGTTTAAGAACGACGAGGGCGAGCCCGTGTTTCGCGACGTTGACGGAGACAGCGTTGTTTCCGTCATGGCCTTGGAAATCGACCACGCATAA
- the LOC107221518 gene encoding arylalkylamine N-acetyltransferase-like 2 isoform X2, whose protein sequence is MSNRKRMPSYRLWGSTEDGEVEFESLTTETLEDALQMLRDSFFKDESICQGVDLLSEPGAADELIELCRLSAKDGVSVVAVEVCTGRVVGVSFNKIQTLAVPGVKGFFETFAENCKCDSSRALTDFMVDVDSRLNLFEHYNVDTLLEVMFLGTAISHRRRRIGELIVAASIELGKQLKAGKDVKTPVEIHGVESIANKDAVPKLCSLICSSLYSYKICKNLGFDTLVTVSFADYEFKGKKYIERIRDNKQKSASLVAKRL, encoded by the exons ATGag CAACCGAAAGAGAATGCCGTCTTATCGGCTATGGGGTTCGACCGAGGATGGCGAAGTCGAATTCGAGTCATTGACCACCGAGACACTCGAAGATGCTCTCCAGATGCTAAGGGACTCCTTCTTCAAGGACGAGTCTATCTGCCAAGGCGTCGATCTGCTTTCCGAACCCGGAGCTGCGGACGAGCTTATAGAATTGTGCAGACTCAGTGCTAAGGACGGAGTTAGCGTTGTAGCAGTTGAAGTCTGCACAGGACGAGTAGTCGGAGTTTCATTTAATAAGATTCAG ACGCTTGCGGTTCCCGGTGTTAAAGGATTCTTTGAAACCTTTGCGGAAAACTGCAAATGCGACTCGTCTCGAGCACTGACGGACTTCATGGTGGACGTCGACTCGAGGCTGAACTTGTTCGAGCACTACAACGTTGACACTTTATTGGAAGTTATGTTTTTAGGCACCGCAATTTCGCATCGGCGACGGCGAATCGGCGAATTGATTGTGGCAGCTTCTATTGAACTAGGAAAACAGTTGAAAGCTGGAAAAGACGTTAAAACTCCTGTTGAAATTCACGGTGTCGAAAGCATCGCGAACAAGGATGCAGTGCCTAAGCTTTGCTCCTTGATTTGTAGCTCTCTTTACTCTTATAAGATTTGCAAAAATCTCGGATTCGACACCCTCGTCACCGTTTCTTTCGCGGATTACGAATTCaaggggaaaaaatacatcgaACGAATACGCGACAACAAACAAAAGTCCGCATCTCTTGTTGCTAAGCGGTtgtaa